The proteins below come from a single Rosa rugosa chromosome 2, drRosRugo1.1, whole genome shotgun sequence genomic window:
- the LOC133731722 gene encoding pleckstrin homology domain-containing protein 1-like encodes MEGLWRAATGQDPSPEDYTGIEFWSKPERAAWLTKQGEYIKTWRRRWFVLKQGKLFWFKDSHVTPSSTPRGVIPVGTCLTVKGAEDVLHKPCAFELSTTTHDTMYFIADTEKEKEEWINSIGRSLVQHSRSLADSEVVDYDNRR; translated from the coding sequence ATGGAGGGTCTGTGGCGGGCCGCGACGGGCCAGGACCCGAGCCCAGAAGACTACACCGGCATCGAATTCTGGTCCAAGCCCGAACGCGCCGCCTGGCTCACCAAGCAAGGCGAGTACATCAAGACCTGGCGCCGCCGCTGGTTCGTCCTCAAGCAAGGCAAGCTCTTCTGGTTCAAGGACTCCCACGTCACCCCCTCCTCCACCCCACGCGGCGTCATCCCCGTCGGCACCTGCCTCACCGTCAAGGGCGCCGAGGACGTCCTCCACAAGCCCTGCGCCTTCGAGCTCTCCACCACCACCCACGACACCATGTACTTCATCGCCGATactgagaaggagaaggaggagtgGATCAACTCCATCGGACGGTCGCTAGTCCAGCACTCCAGATCGCTCGCCGATTCCGAGGTCGTCGATTACGATAACCGCCGGTGA
- the LOC133733724 gene encoding uncharacterized protein LOC133733724, translating into MTVVLPSCIFLCRSLRTLSVNLYMGKIQSPNLSFSCNLHYLKLKYVRLKDDGIFKWISYSCKCIKELHLEKVIGIKDIKIESSSLESFSLLLPFQNYELWDLSISAEKLEDICIHWQFDSRRDSKFHLLPRIRSFNLFAPKLKNFKWSGNFLNHHHLGNLMCLEEADIFLMPDLDDSSNLFEVLCSICMVKVLTLNEETTKALCRGGSMPVPLDSIRYLSLHVTSLNADLVAAMVSIFRGITSLNTLCIMYDLSKSSVSGTEDDSDIEEVVEDNDTEEEDNDTEEENNENEEEDNDNYTEEEDNETEENATEKENNESRFNVEYWKSQNLTFIYQLKEVRIDLLDGNNELEFARYILENAPSLEKMVIIQSPQHSDVVETVTKSKMISNATVVLQERQSS; encoded by the exons ATGACAGTTGTGTTGCCGTCTTGCATCTTCCTTTGTCGTTCTTTGAGGACTCTATCTGTGAATTTGTATATGGGCAAGATTCAGTCACCCAACTTGTCTTTTTCCTGTAATCTCCACTACTTGAAGTTGAAGTATGTACGTCTTAAAGATGACGGTATTTTCAAATGGATCTCATATTCCTGCAAATGCATAAAGGAATTACATCTTGAAAAAGTTATTGGGATAAAAGATATCAAGATTGAGAGCTCGTCTTTGGAATCGTTTAGTCTTTTGCTTCCTTTTCAGAATTATGAGCTCTGGGATCTTAGCATTTCAGCTGAAAAACTTGAAGATATATGTATACACTGGCAATTTGATTCGAGACGTGATTCAAAGTTTCATCTTTTACCTCGCATCAGATCATTTAATCTCTTTGCTCCAAAGCTTAAAAATTTCAAAtggagtgggaattttctgaacCATCATCATCTTGGGAACTTGATGTGTTTAGAAGAAGCTGACATATTTCTGATGCCCGATTTAGATGATTCTAGCAACCTATTTGAGGTTCTTTGCAGCATATGTATGGTTAAAGTTCTAACCCTAAATGAAGAAACTACAAAG GCTTTATGCAGGGGAGGTTCCATGCCGGTACCATTAGATAGTATTCGTTACTTGAGTTTGCATGTTACAAGTCTGAATGCTGACTTGGTCGCGGCAATGGTGTCTATTTTTAGAGGAATTACTTCTTTGAATACTTTGTGCATAATGTATGACCTATCCAAGTCATCTGTATCTGGAACTGAAGATGACAGTGATATTGAGGAAGTGGTTGAGGATAATGATACGGAGGAAGAGGATAATGATACGGAGGAAGAGAATAATGAAAACGAGGAAGAGGACAATGACAATTATACCgaggaagaagataatgaaactgAGGAAAATGCAACTGAGAAAGAGAATAAT GAATCCAGGTTCAATGTGGAATACTGGAAATCCCAAAACCTAACCTTTATTTATCAGCTCAAGGAAGTGAGAATAGACCTTCTAGATGGTAATAATGAATTGGAGTTCGCAAGGTATATTCTGGAGAATGCTCCGAGTTTGGAGAAAATGGTCATAATTCAATCACCCCAGCATTCGGATGTTGTGGAGACGGTAACCAAAAGCAAGATGATTTCCAATGCGACAGTTGTTTTACAAGAAAGGCAGAGCAGTTAG
- the LOC133732831 gene encoding probable fructokinase-4 — translation MANEKGLIVSFGEMLIDFVPTVSGVSLAEAPAFLKAPGGAPANVAIAVARLGGNASFVGKLGADEFGHMLAGILKENGVSGQGILLDQGARTALAFVTLRADGEREFMFYRNPSADMLLKPEELNFELIRSAKVFHYGSISLIVEPCRSAHLKAMEVAKDAGALLSYDPNLRLPLWPSLEEAREQIMSIWEKAEVIKVSDVELEFLTGNPNIDDESAMSLWHPNLKLLLVTLGEKGCRYYTKNFRGCVEAFHVTAVDTTGAGDSFVGALLAKIVDDQSVLDDEQRLREVLKFANACGAITTTKKGAIPALPTESEVLALIKGA, via the coding sequence ATGGCTAATGAGAAGGGTCTGATTGTGAGTTTCGGGGAGATGCTGATCGACTTTGTGCCAACTGTTTCGGGCGTTTCGCTGGCAGAAGCCCCGGCTTTCTTGAAAGCCCCCGGTGGCGCCCCCGCCAACGTGGCGATCGCGGTGGCTCGGCTCGGTGGCAACGCCTCCTTCGTCGGGAAGCTCGGCGCGGACGAGTTCGGGCACATGCTTGCTGGAATCTTGAAGGAGAACGGTGTCTCCGGACAGGGCATCCTGTTGGACCAAGGCGCACGTACCGCTCTGGCCTTCGTGACCCTACGCGCTGATGGAGAGCGCGAGTTCATGTTCTACCGGAACCCTAGCGCTGATATGCTGCTCAAGCCCGAAGAGCTCAATTTCGAGCTGATCAGATCCGCCAAAGTGTTCCACTATGGATCAATAAGCTTGATTGTGGAACCATGCAGGTCGGCACATCTGAAGGCAATGGAGGTCGCAAAAGATGCAGGTGCCTTGCTTTCCTACGACCCGAACCTCCGGCTACCACTGTGGCCCTCACTGGAGGAGGCACGCGAGCAGATAATGAGTATATGGGAAAAGGCTGAAGTGATCAAGGTCAGTGATGTGGAGCTTGAGTTTCTCACAGGAAATCCCAACATTGATGATGAATCTGCTATGAGTCTGTGGCACCCTAACTTGAAGCTCCTCCTTGTCACTCTTGGTGAAAAGGGTTGCAGATACTACACTAAGAATTTCCGTGGATGTGTGGAAGCTTTTCATGTAACTGCGGTAGATACTACTGGTGCTGGTGATTCATTTGTGGGTGCTCTGCTCGCAAAGATTGTTGATGATCAATCTGTTCTTGATGATGAGCAAAGGTTGAGGGAAGTACTCAAATTTGCAAATGCATGTGGAGCAATAACAACGACCAAGAAGGGAGCAATTCCTGCACTCCCCACTGAGTCTGAAGTCCTCGCCCTAATCAAAGGGGCATAG
- the LOC133730358 gene encoding uncharacterized protein LOC133730358, giving the protein MVEDDRFFKWISSSCKCIKELRLENVSGIKDITIESSSLEIFIYLFPFNNYELWDLNISGEKLEEIIILWHFDSNDDSRRGLIPRIRSLNILAPKLKQITWGGNFLDHQHLGNLMCLEEAKIFLFPDLDDFKNPFEVLCSIRVVKALVLNEETTKAFFMESSMPLPLDNIHDLTLHVRSVNDDFVPAMVSLFRGITTLNTLCITSVTYKQAIEEAFNETEEEDNNYEEEDNGTEQENSETTEEDGATEEGDNAPKFDVEYWKSQNLNFTCELKEVKLEIVEGNNNELDLARYILEHAQKLKKMVILHSPQHPDILEMVRKSKMISTATVVLQEVIL; this is encoded by the exons ATGGTTGAAGATGACCGGTTTTTCAAATGGATATCATCTTCCTGCAAATGCATCAAGGAATTACGTCTTGAAAATGTTAGTGGAATAAAAGATATCACGATTGAGAGCTCGTCTTTGGAAATATTTATTTATCTGTTTCCTTTTAACAATTATGAGCTCTGGGATCTTAACATTTCAGGGGAGAAACTTGAAGAAATAATAATACTTTGGCATTTTGATTCGAATGATGATTCAAGACGTGGTCTTATACCTCGCATCAGGTCACTAAATATTCTCGCCCCAAAGCTTAAACAGATCACGTGGGGTGGGAACTTTCTGGATCATCAGCATCTTGGGAACTTAATGTGCTTAGAAGAAGCTAAGATTTTTCTGTTCCCCGACTTAGATGACTTCAAGAACCCATTTGAGGTTCTCTGCAGTATTCGCGTGGTTAAAGCTCTTGTCCTAAACGAAGAGACTACAAAG GCTTTTTTCATGGAAAGTTCGATGCCATTACCATTAGATAATATTCATGACTTGACTTTGCATGTTAGAAGCGTGAATGATGACTTCGTCCCAGCAATGGTCTCTCTTTTCAGAGGAATCACTACTTTGAATACTTTATGCATAACGTCTGTCACATACAAGCAAGCAATTGAGGAAGCGTTTAATGAAACTGAGGAAGAGGATAATAATTATGAGGAAGAGGACAACGGAACTGAGCAGGAGAATAGTGAGACTACAGAAGAGGATGGTGCAACTGAGGAAGGGGATAAT GCTCCCAAGTTTGATGTGGAATATTGGAAATCCCAAAACCTTAATTTTACTTGTGAGCTAAAGGAGGTGAAACTGGAGATTGTGGAGGGTAATAATAATGAATTGGATTTAGCAAGGTACATTCTGGAGCATGCtcagaaattgaagaaaatggtgaTTCTTCATTCACCGCAGCATCCGGATATTTTGGAAATGGTAAGAAAAAGCAAGATGATATCCACTGCAACAGTGGTTTTGCAAGAAGTAATATTGTAA
- the LOC133732627 gene encoding probable NAD(P)H dehydrogenase (quinone) FQR1-like 3 isoform X1, giving the protein MATTKIYIVYYSLHGHVETMAREVQRGVNAVEGVEGTLWQVPETLPDVILQKMKAPPKANDVPEIRPEQLVEADGFLFGFPSRFGVMSAQCKAFFDASHEIWETQALAGKPAGIFWSTGFHGGGQELTALTAVTQLAHHGMIFVPLGYTFGKGMYEMNEVKGGSSYGAGTFAADGSRQPTELELQQAFYQGKYVAGIAKKLKN; this is encoded by the exons ATGGCAACTACCAAGATATACATAGT GTACTACTCTTTACATGGACATGTGGAGACTATGGCACGAGAAGTACAGCGAGGAGTTAATGCAGTGGAAGGTGTTGAAGGAACACTTTGGCAG GTGCCTGAGACACTTCCTGATGTAATATTGCAAAAGATGAAGGCCCCTCCTAAGGCAAATGATGTGCCAGAGATAAGGCCAGAACAACTTGTGGAAGCTGATGGTTTTCTCTTTGGATTTCCATCGCGTTTTGGTGTGATGTCAGCTCAATGCAAGGCCTTCTTTGATGCCAGTCATGAAATATGGGAAACACAAGCACTTGCCGGCAAACCTGCTGGAATCTTCTGGAGTACTGGATTTCATGGGGGAGGCCAGGAGCTTACTGC ATTAACAGCAGTAACACAATTGGCACATCATGGCATGATATTTGTCCCTCTTGGGTACACATTTGGAAAGGGCATGTATGAAATGAACGAGGTGAAGGGTGGCTCTTCTTATGGTGCTGGAACATTTGCAGCAGATGGATCTCGTCAACCAACAGAGCTGGAACTACAACAAGCCTTTTACCAGGGTAAATACGTGGCTGGAATTGCAAAGAAGCTTAAAAATTAA
- the LOC133732627 gene encoding probable NAD(P)H dehydrogenase (quinone) FQR1-like 3 isoform X2 — protein MDMWRLWHEKYSEELMQWKVLKEHFGRMEQVPETLPDVILQKMKAPPKANDVPEIRPEQLVEADGFLFGFPSRFGVMSAQCKAFFDASHEIWETQALAGKPAGIFWSTGFHGGGQELTALTAVTQLAHHGMIFVPLGYTFGKGMYEMNEVKGGSSYGAGTFAADGSRQPTELELQQAFYQGKYVAGIAKKLKN, from the exons ATGGACATGTGGAGACTATGGCACGAGAAGTACAGCGAGGAGTTAATGCAGTGGAAGGTGTTGAAGGAACACTTTGGCAG AATGGAGCAGGTGCCTGAGACACTTCCTGATGTAATATTGCAAAAGATGAAGGCCCCTCCTAAGGCAAATGATGTGCCAGAGATAAGGCCAGAACAACTTGTGGAAGCTGATGGTTTTCTCTTTGGATTTCCATCGCGTTTTGGTGTGATGTCAGCTCAATGCAAGGCCTTCTTTGATGCCAGTCATGAAATATGGGAAACACAAGCACTTGCCGGCAAACCTGCTGGAATCTTCTGGAGTACTGGATTTCATGGGGGAGGCCAGGAGCTTACTGC ATTAACAGCAGTAACACAATTGGCACATCATGGCATGATATTTGTCCCTCTTGGGTACACATTTGGAAAGGGCATGTATGAAATGAACGAGGTGAAGGGTGGCTCTTCTTATGGTGCTGGAACATTTGCAGCAGATGGATCTCGTCAACCAACAGAGCTGGAACTACAACAAGCCTTTTACCAGGGTAAATACGTGGCTGGAATTGCAAAGAAGCTTAAAAATTAA
- the LOC133732626 gene encoding anthranilate synthase alpha subunit 2, chloroplastic-like isoform X1, with protein METLAAVSSRQLTSTLALPSTVTVNFNGRVCSSLPLLRSTARVRSLRCSAISSLSVAEQSERFFEASKNGNLIPLYRSIFSDHLTPVLAYRCLVKEDDRDAPSFLFEAVDPGFKDSNVGRYSIIGAQPTIEIVAKENMVTVMDHREGRRTEEIVEDPMTVPQRITEGWIPQRLDEMPEAFCGGWVGYFSYDTVRYVEKKKLPFSGAPPDDRNLPDLHLGLYDSVIVFDHVEKKAHVIHWVQLDRYSSVEEAFNDGMNRLETLVSRVHDIITPRLPAGSIKLHTHLFGAKLEDSNMTSEEYKEAVLKSKEHILAGDIFQIVLSQRFERRTFADPFEIYRSLRIVNPSPYMTYLQGRGCILVASSPEILTRVKNRTITNRPLAGTVRRGKTPKEDLMLENQLLNDEKQCAEHIMLVDLGRNDVGKVSKPGSVKVEKLMNIERYSHVMHISSTVTGELLDHLSSWDVLRTALPVGTVSGAPKVKAMELIDELEVTRRGPYSGGFGGISFSGNMDIALALRTIVFPTSFRYDTMYSYKDTNKRREWVAHLQAGAGIVADSVPAEEQRECENKAAGLARAIDLAESSFVDN; from the exons ATGGAAACCCTAGCCGCCGTCAGCTCCCGTCAGCTGACGTCAACTCTCGCATTGCCTTCCACCGTCACCGTCAATTTCAACGGCCGAGTCTGCAGCTCTCTACCTCTGCTTCGCTCCACCGCGCGTGTCCGTTCACTCAGATGCTCCGCTATTTCGTCTCTTTCAGTAG CTGAGCAGTCAGAGAGGTTTTTCGAGGCTTCGAAAAATGGGAATTTAATTCCTTTATACCGAAGTATATTTTCGGATCACTTAACTCCTGTGCTTGCTTACCGGTGTCTGGTTAAGGAGGATGATAGAGACGCTCCGAGTTTTCTTTTTGAGGCAGTTGATCCGGGTTTCAAGGACTCCAATGTT GGGCGGTACAGTATTATTGGAGCGCAACCAACTATTGAGATCGTAGCAAAAGAGAACATGGTTACAGTTATGGACCATAGAGAAGGGCGTAGGACAGAGGAGATTGTGGAGGATCCAATGACTGTTCCTCAGAGAATCACGGAGGGATGGATACCGCAACGTCTTGATGAGATGCCAGAAGCATTTTGTG GTGGATGGGTTGGTTACTTCTCTTATGATACAGTGCGTTATGTGGAGAAGAAAAAGCTGCCATTCAGTGGTGCACCACCAGATGACAGAAATCTTCCTGATCTTCATCTTGGCCTGTATGATAGTGTGATAGTGTTTGATCATGTGGAGAAG AAAGCACATGTAATTCACTGGGTGCAATTAGATCGGTATTCTTCAGTTGAGGAGGCCTTCAATGATGGGATGAATAGATTGGAAACACTGGTATCTAGAGTGCATGACATTATCAC CCCGAGGCTGCCTGCAGGTTCAATAAAGTTACACACTCATCTATTTGGTGCTAAATTGGAGGATTCAAACATGACCAGTGAGGAATACAAGGAAGCAGTTTTGAAATCTAAAGAACACATCTTAGCTGGGGATATATTTCAGATAGTATTAAGTCAGCGCTTTGAAAGGCGAACATTTGCAGACCCATTCGAAATTTACCGATCGTTAAGGATAGTTAATCCGAGTCCATACATGACTTATTTACAG GGTAGAGGCTGTATTCTGGTTGCTTCAAGTCCAGAAATTCTTACACGTGTTAAGAAT AGAACAATCACCAATCGACCTCTTGCTGGGACTGTTAGAAGAGGAAAAACACCTAAAGAAGATCTAATGTTGGAAAATCAGCTTTTGAATGATGAAAAGCAATGCGCAGAGCACATTATGCTTGTTGACTTGGGGAGGAATGATGTCGGGAAG GTCTCAAAACCTGGTTCTGTCAAAGTTGAGAAGCTCATGAACATTGAGCGTTATTCCCATGTCATGCACATAAGTTCTACT GTCACTGGAGAGTTGCTTGATCATTTAAGTAGCTGGGATGTTCTACGAACTGCATTGCCGGTTGGGACTGTCAGCGGAGCACCAAAG GTAAAAGCCATGGAGCTGATTGATGAGCTGGAAGTGACTAGACGTGGTCCATATAGTGGCGGTTTTGGAGGAATTTCATTTTCTGGAAACATGGACATCGCCCTTGCTCTGAGAACTATTGTTTTCCCAACTAGCTTTCGATATGATACAATGTATTCATACAAGGACACAAATAAGCGGCGAGAGTGGGTTGCTCATCTCCAAGCCGGAGCTGGAATTGTGGCCGACAGTGTTCCAGCTGAGGAGCAGAGAGAGTGTGAGAACAAAGCTGCTGGTCTTGCACGGGCAATCGATCTTGCAGAGTCATCGTTTGTTGATAACTGA
- the LOC133732626 gene encoding anthranilate synthase alpha subunit 2, chloroplastic-like isoform X3, which yields MIETLRVFFLRQLIRVSRTPMFIIGAQPTIEIVAKENMVTVMDHREGRRTEEIVEDPMTVPQRITEGWIPQRLDEMPEAFCGGWVGYFSYDTVRYVEKKKLPFSGAPPDDRNLPDLHLGLYDSVIVFDHVEKKAHVIHWVQLDRYSSVEEAFNDGMNRLETLVSRVHDIITPRLPAGSIKLHTHLFGAKLEDSNMTSEEYKEAVLKSKEHILAGDIFQIVLSQRFERRTFADPFEIYRSLRIVNPSPYMTYLQGRGCILVASSPEILTRVKNRTITNRPLAGTVRRGKTPKEDLMLENQLLNDEKQCAEHIMLVDLGRNDVGKVSKPGSVKVEKLMNIERYSHVMHISSTVTGELLDHLSSWDVLRTALPVGTVSGAPKVKAMELIDELEVTRRGPYSGGFGGISFSGNMDIALALRTIVFPTSFRYDTMYSYKDTNKRREWVAHLQAGAGIVADSVPAEEQRECENKAAGLARAIDLAESSFVDN from the exons ATGATAGAGACGCTCCGAGTTTTCTTTTTGAGGCAGTTGATCCGGGTTTCAAGGACTCCAATGTT TATTATTGGAGCGCAACCAACTATTGAGATCGTAGCAAAAGAGAACATGGTTACAGTTATGGACCATAGAGAAGGGCGTAGGACAGAGGAGATTGTGGAGGATCCAATGACTGTTCCTCAGAGAATCACGGAGGGATGGATACCGCAACGTCTTGATGAGATGCCAGAAGCATTTTGTG GTGGATGGGTTGGTTACTTCTCTTATGATACAGTGCGTTATGTGGAGAAGAAAAAGCTGCCATTCAGTGGTGCACCACCAGATGACAGAAATCTTCCTGATCTTCATCTTGGCCTGTATGATAGTGTGATAGTGTTTGATCATGTGGAGAAG AAAGCACATGTAATTCACTGGGTGCAATTAGATCGGTATTCTTCAGTTGAGGAGGCCTTCAATGATGGGATGAATAGATTGGAAACACTGGTATCTAGAGTGCATGACATTATCAC CCCGAGGCTGCCTGCAGGTTCAATAAAGTTACACACTCATCTATTTGGTGCTAAATTGGAGGATTCAAACATGACCAGTGAGGAATACAAGGAAGCAGTTTTGAAATCTAAAGAACACATCTTAGCTGGGGATATATTTCAGATAGTATTAAGTCAGCGCTTTGAAAGGCGAACATTTGCAGACCCATTCGAAATTTACCGATCGTTAAGGATAGTTAATCCGAGTCCATACATGACTTATTTACAG GGTAGAGGCTGTATTCTGGTTGCTTCAAGTCCAGAAATTCTTACACGTGTTAAGAAT AGAACAATCACCAATCGACCTCTTGCTGGGACTGTTAGAAGAGGAAAAACACCTAAAGAAGATCTAATGTTGGAAAATCAGCTTTTGAATGATGAAAAGCAATGCGCAGAGCACATTATGCTTGTTGACTTGGGGAGGAATGATGTCGGGAAG GTCTCAAAACCTGGTTCTGTCAAAGTTGAGAAGCTCATGAACATTGAGCGTTATTCCCATGTCATGCACATAAGTTCTACT GTCACTGGAGAGTTGCTTGATCATTTAAGTAGCTGGGATGTTCTACGAACTGCATTGCCGGTTGGGACTGTCAGCGGAGCACCAAAG GTAAAAGCCATGGAGCTGATTGATGAGCTGGAAGTGACTAGACGTGGTCCATATAGTGGCGGTTTTGGAGGAATTTCATTTTCTGGAAACATGGACATCGCCCTTGCTCTGAGAACTATTGTTTTCCCAACTAGCTTTCGATATGATACAATGTATTCATACAAGGACACAAATAAGCGGCGAGAGTGGGTTGCTCATCTCCAAGCCGGAGCTGGAATTGTGGCCGACAGTGTTCCAGCTGAGGAGCAGAGAGAGTGTGAGAACAAAGCTGCTGGTCTTGCACGGGCAATCGATCTTGCAGAGTCATCGTTTGTTGATAACTGA
- the LOC133732626 gene encoding anthranilate synthase alpha subunit 2, chloroplastic-like isoform X2: METLAAVSSRQLTSTLALPSTVTVNFNGRVCSSLPLLRSTARVRSLRCSAISSLSVAEQSERFFEASKNGNLIPLYRSIFSDHLTPVLAYRCLVKEDDRDAPSFLFEAVDPGFKDSNVGRYSIIGAQPTIEIVAKENMVTVMDHREGRRTEEIVEDPMTVPQRITEGWIPQRLDEMPEAFCGGWVGYFSYDTVRYVEKKKLPFSGAPPDDRNLPDLHLGLYDSVIVFDHVEKKAHVIHWVQLDRYSSVEEAFNDGMNRLETLVSRVHDIITPRLPAGSIKLHTHLFGAKLEDSNMTSEEYKEAVLKSKEHILAGDIFQIVLSQRFERRTFADPFEIYRSLRIVNPSPYMTYLQGRGCILVASSPEILTRVKNRTITNRPLAGTVRRGKTPKEDLMLENQLLNDEKQCAEHIMLVDLGRNDVGKVSKPGSVKVEKLMNIERYSHVMHISSTVTGELLDHLSSWDVLRTALPVGTVSGAPKRINLYSWK, translated from the exons ATGGAAACCCTAGCCGCCGTCAGCTCCCGTCAGCTGACGTCAACTCTCGCATTGCCTTCCACCGTCACCGTCAATTTCAACGGCCGAGTCTGCAGCTCTCTACCTCTGCTTCGCTCCACCGCGCGTGTCCGTTCACTCAGATGCTCCGCTATTTCGTCTCTTTCAGTAG CTGAGCAGTCAGAGAGGTTTTTCGAGGCTTCGAAAAATGGGAATTTAATTCCTTTATACCGAAGTATATTTTCGGATCACTTAACTCCTGTGCTTGCTTACCGGTGTCTGGTTAAGGAGGATGATAGAGACGCTCCGAGTTTTCTTTTTGAGGCAGTTGATCCGGGTTTCAAGGACTCCAATGTT GGGCGGTACAGTATTATTGGAGCGCAACCAACTATTGAGATCGTAGCAAAAGAGAACATGGTTACAGTTATGGACCATAGAGAAGGGCGTAGGACAGAGGAGATTGTGGAGGATCCAATGACTGTTCCTCAGAGAATCACGGAGGGATGGATACCGCAACGTCTTGATGAGATGCCAGAAGCATTTTGTG GTGGATGGGTTGGTTACTTCTCTTATGATACAGTGCGTTATGTGGAGAAGAAAAAGCTGCCATTCAGTGGTGCACCACCAGATGACAGAAATCTTCCTGATCTTCATCTTGGCCTGTATGATAGTGTGATAGTGTTTGATCATGTGGAGAAG AAAGCACATGTAATTCACTGGGTGCAATTAGATCGGTATTCTTCAGTTGAGGAGGCCTTCAATGATGGGATGAATAGATTGGAAACACTGGTATCTAGAGTGCATGACATTATCAC CCCGAGGCTGCCTGCAGGTTCAATAAAGTTACACACTCATCTATTTGGTGCTAAATTGGAGGATTCAAACATGACCAGTGAGGAATACAAGGAAGCAGTTTTGAAATCTAAAGAACACATCTTAGCTGGGGATATATTTCAGATAGTATTAAGTCAGCGCTTTGAAAGGCGAACATTTGCAGACCCATTCGAAATTTACCGATCGTTAAGGATAGTTAATCCGAGTCCATACATGACTTATTTACAG GGTAGAGGCTGTATTCTGGTTGCTTCAAGTCCAGAAATTCTTACACGTGTTAAGAAT AGAACAATCACCAATCGACCTCTTGCTGGGACTGTTAGAAGAGGAAAAACACCTAAAGAAGATCTAATGTTGGAAAATCAGCTTTTGAATGATGAAAAGCAATGCGCAGAGCACATTATGCTTGTTGACTTGGGGAGGAATGATGTCGGGAAG GTCTCAAAACCTGGTTCTGTCAAAGTTGAGAAGCTCATGAACATTGAGCGTTATTCCCATGTCATGCACATAAGTTCTACT GTCACTGGAGAGTTGCTTGATCATTTAAGTAGCTGGGATGTTCTACGAACTGCATTGCCGGTTGGGACTGTCAGCGGAGCACCAAAG AGGATTAACCTATATAGTTGGAAATGA